A genomic stretch from Fibrobacter sp. includes:
- a CDS encoding carboxypeptidase-like regulatory domain-containing protein, whose product MRKIDYSRKLRLIKECKAVTAAFSVLLLALCSCNFIKDPWTPFQYSTTDVSGTVYDAVFKKPVPGVNVRISRTSEKAVTGADGSFRIENVRTGKFWLVFNSSLYRTDSVRIEVKLSGNDKEYFIKRKEQPPEITSFSFSPENPLSCDEPLTIRFSAVDSTGGISGFRLSSPAGERMQYRMGASPFSISDSVVFVSDSGGNLMVELTVTGSDGDSTVESLQITLPDNRRPVFSQVRLSQDAFISGIYSFIEVFARDPDGDFSHVVINWGDAGTVQSTDTAGVYWHKYTVSDDTTFQVSILLFDKYGASRDTVIPVRVRFSAPVLDDNLLFVPSQYLSPEDKEVKIGVRVLEIEGWVSEIVWIINQNDPDAFLFSRANYDSLTGVIGDIGNVFVNQFPTDKLKGTNFVQISVSDRYGNRTTVVGSFFMAGRAE is encoded by the coding sequence GTGAGAAAGATCGATTACAGCCGGAAATTACGACTGATAAAGGAATGCAAAGCGGTAACCGCAGCTTTTTCCGTTTTGTTACTGGCTCTGTGTTCCTGCAATTTCATTAAAGATCCCTGGACTCCATTTCAGTATTCAACCACAGATGTTTCCGGTACGGTTTACGATGCTGTTTTTAAAAAGCCTGTGCCGGGTGTAAATGTGAGAATTTCCAGGACTTCTGAAAAAGCTGTTACCGGTGCTGATGGAAGTTTCCGCATAGAAAATGTCAGGACCGGAAAATTCTGGCTGGTTTTCAACAGCTCTCTTTACAGAACCGACTCTGTACGAATTGAAGTCAAACTTTCAGGGAACGACAAAGAGTACTTCATTAAACGTAAAGAACAACCTCCTGAAATCACCTCCTTTTCATTTTCTCCGGAGAATCCTCTCTCCTGCGATGAGCCGCTTACAATCCGATTCAGTGCAGTGGATTCCACAGGAGGTATTTCCGGATTTCGATTGAGCAGTCCGGCAGGGGAGAGAATGCAGTACAGAATGGGGGCAAGCCCATTTAGTATCAGTGATTCAGTAGTGTTTGTGTCAGATTCAGGTGGAAATCTGATGGTGGAACTTACGGTGACCGGGAGTGATGGTGACAGCACAGTAGAGAGTCTTCAAATAACTCTACCCGATAACCGCCGCCCTGTTTTTTCTCAGGTCCGGCTTTCTCAGGATGCCTTTATAAGTGGTATTTACAGTTTTATCGAGGTTTTCGCCAGAGATCCTGATGGTGATTTTTCGCATGTTGTAATAAACTGGGGTGATGCCGGTACAGTTCAATCCACAGACACTGCCGGAGTTTACTGGCATAAGTACACTGTTTCGGATGATACGACATTTCAGGTCAGTATTCTGCTCTTTGACAAGTATGGAGCATCAAGAGATACTGTAATACCTGTGAGGGTACGTTTTTCAGCTCCAGTGCTCGATGACAATCTGCTCTTTGTACCCAGTCAGTATCTCTCGCCTGAGGACAAGGAGGTAAAGATCGGAGTAAGGGTGCTTGAAATAGAGGGGTGGGTTTCTGAGATTGTCTGGATAATAAACCAGAATGATCCTGATGCCTTTCTTTTCTCAAGGGCAAATTATGATTCTCTTACCGGGGTAATCGGAGATATCGGAAATGTATTTGTTAACCAGTTTCCGACTGATAAACTGAAGGGAACCAATTTTGTTCAGATAAGTGTATCTGACCGCTACGGGAACCGTACAACTGTTGTCGGGAGTTTTTTCATGGCAGGCAGAGCAGAATAG
- a CDS encoding leucine-rich repeat domain-containing protein, giving the protein MIDFQGKLNKVRILHIALGGGNMKRAFVVVVLLFACRSFCGLDSSDSLVVRSMLEQIGWSNVSVDSVIGPVQTANSRNFRITQLDLSYRPGYPRLTSLPSQIGKLPELTFLSLSGNQISTLPEEAGTLYKLIHLDLSGNLFTDVSEEISRLQSLTMLDMSENLIKSFPEAVFKMGLKVLNLSRNQISVIPERIGEMSSLVNLYLNSNRVEEIPGEIAKLPNLEILQLDSNLLQDLPREITGLNLLKISLRGNTICFPDTQLSGWLDSHHLSLDWRASQYCPEASYSVIIREPNTGSTIMLYSNTDIEKSNLSQTQTLYVRDTLLSTAPAGKKVLKAVNVSINPLLSTAINVLTVSFPVEDINNLQTLSIYHVNSKGQFEFIESFSGAEGRVLSVKTTRTGIFALVSGGVSPVKDRNLSRSRSFVKIFLKSSSINVQVSLQSKSRVKVRVISLSGRLVSILDERELSRGEHYLSFDRGRFPGNACILQVKTAAETVNRIIF; this is encoded by the coding sequence GTGATTGATTTTCAAGGAAAACTTAACAAGGTACGAATTTTGCATATTGCTCTGGGCGGGGGAAATATGAAGCGGGCTTTTGTTGTAGTAGTTTTATTGTTCGCATGCAGGAGTTTCTGCGGCCTGGATTCTTCGGATTCTCTTGTTGTCCGTTCCATGCTTGAGCAGATTGGATGGAGCAATGTTTCTGTTGACAGCGTTATCGGCCCTGTGCAGACTGCTAATTCCCGGAATTTCAGAATCACTCAGCTTGACCTCTCATATCGCCCCGGATACCCCCGATTAACCTCATTACCATCTCAAATAGGCAAGCTGCCAGAATTGACATTTCTTTCATTGTCCGGGAATCAGATTTCAACTCTTCCTGAAGAAGCCGGTACACTTTACAAACTTATTCATCTTGATCTCTCCGGAAATCTCTTTACTGATGTTTCAGAGGAAATAAGCCGGCTCCAGAGCCTTACTATGCTGGATATGTCAGAAAACCTGATTAAATCTTTCCCTGAGGCTGTATTCAAGATGGGTTTAAAGGTTTTGAACCTGAGCCGTAATCAGATCTCTGTTATTCCGGAGCGGATAGGGGAGATGAGCTCATTGGTAAATCTTTACCTGAATTCCAACCGGGTAGAAGAGATTCCTGGGGAGATTGCAAAATTGCCGAATCTGGAGATTCTCCAGTTGGATTCAAACCTGCTCCAGGACCTGCCCCGGGAAATTACCGGTTTGAATCTCCTCAAAATAAGCTTGAGGGGAAACACGATCTGTTTTCCTGACACTCAGCTTTCAGGCTGGCTTGACTCACATCATCTGAGCCTTGACTGGAGGGCATCACAATATTGTCCCGAAGCATCATACTCTGTAATAATCCGGGAACCAAACACCGGATCGACAATAATGCTTTACTCCAATACCGATATAGAGAAAAGCAATCTGAGTCAGACACAGACTCTTTATGTGCGTGATACACTTCTTAGTACTGCACCAGCAGGAAAGAAAGTTTTAAAGGCTGTTAATGTCAGTATTAATCCGCTACTGAGTACTGCGATAAATGTATTGACAGTCTCATTTCCGGTGGAGGATATCAATAACCTGCAGACACTCTCGATTTATCATGTCAACAGTAAAGGACAGTTTGAATTTATAGAGTCTTTTTCCGGTGCTGAGGGCAGAGTTCTCTCTGTTAAAACCACAAGGACCGGGATTTTTGCTCTGGTATCAGGCGGGGTATCGCCGGTGAAAGACAGGAATCTCTCCCGGAGCAGATCATTTGTGAAAATCTTCTTAAAAAGTTCCAGTATAAACGTCCAGGTTTCGCTTCAGTCTAAATCCCGGGTAAAGGTAAGAGTAATCTCCCTCAGCGGGAGACTCGTTTCTATTCTTGATGAAAGAGAATTATCTCGAGGGGAGCATTACCTGTCCTTTGATAGAGGCCGTTTCCCCGGAAACGCATGTATTCTGCAGGTTAAAACTGCTGCCGAAACAGTCAACCGCATTATTTTTTAA